CAGAAGAGATGAAAGAAGAATTTGATATTCTAACCGATGAAGTAGAAAACGTAATTGAAGAAAATGATTTAGTAATTCAAATTATTGGTTTAGATGACACTGGCGAAGAATTCTCTACCACTATCGGTCTGAATCTAGGTGAAGATGAAGTGAACTTAGTTACTACTTCAGATAACCAAGAAGAGTTTGCTTACTCACTGGATTTAGAGGAACTTAATGAAGATAATATTTCAGGCACATTAACAGATAAAATTACTGGTGAAACTATTAATCTTGAATCAGACTTAGGAGATTATACTAGTTCTGCTGTTTTTGTTCCTGCTCTAGGAATTACTTTAGGATCCGCATTAATTGCTGGTTTTGCGATTGTTGTTGGTGCTGCTGTCTTGATTTATTTAGCAGCTAAAGGCTTAATTTCACTGTACAAAGGAGCATTATGGGTAGCAGGTAAGGTTGCACAAGAACAACAGAAGAATAGAAAATGGGTTCATTATCAAGCAAGAAGAGTAAATAATAAATTGGGTATATTGGTTGGTCCTGGTCAGTCACAAACAAAAGCTGTTAATAGACTAAAAGCAAACGCAGATGTCTGGAGTATAAATTCAACTCAAGCGAAAAAAATTGCAAAAACAGCTTCGTCTTATAAAGATACACTTTATCATCGTCCTCATAAAGCTTCTAAAGGCGTTCGAACATTTCATCATTATCATCCAAAAGGTAAATCGTCTCATTCATTTTATGGACTTGGAAAAGCAAATTAATGAGTAAATTCAAACAATATTTAGACTTGAGAGAGAATTATCCCCCGTGGAAGATCAAAGATGTAGATATTTTTTTTAAAAGCTCGTTAAAAGCAAAAGAATTCTCTTTATTAGATCCAGATATTAAACCATTCCTTATTGAAAGCGAAATACCTAGTAGAGATAAAATATGTGGAACTTATGGGATCTATAATCTAGCCATTCTTGAACTTTTAGAAGGCAAAGTAAACTGCATAAACGAAATGAAGTTTCGAACACTACAAAAACAAAGCAAGACTATTACTGACGTAGATACTATACTGAGTATAGGATCCTTAGTAATATTGGAAACAGATGATTTTAAGTCAGTGTCTAAGTGTTATATTGGTGGAAGTGTTAGTAGATTGTATAATTTAGTAACTTATTTTTCTGGATTACCGATAGTTACAAGATCCCAATTTAAAGATCACATTGTTAACGACTTTCTCACGGCTCTAAACGATGTTAAGAAAATGGGAATTTTGGACCTTAAATGAAATTCAAGGAATTCAGTGTAAATACTGACTGGATTCCTTTTTTAAAATTATTTTTTAACCTCTCTTCTATTTACTTGGTTGGGGAATAAACAGAATCGTTATGTTCGCTTGTAGCTTTTTATCCTACCAATAATCCCCTTACTATCAAGTCCATATTACGTAAACGTAAAATCATCAACCTTCCATTCGCGTACTACATATGCTATATCCAGTTTCATTAATGTATGAGCTTAGCTTTCTCTGGCCCATCAAATTTCTATCCATTTTGTGTGATTTTCTGATAATGCTCACTGGTCGCGGCTAGTCATACATATAGTAATTATTTTAAAAATATTAGTAACTGATCGGCTACAGACAGACTATTGGTATGAAAGCCCTCGCTGACTTCATATGACGATAACGACTTTTTTTAAAGACACCAACGGTTTCAGGCACACACGCTGTTCTTTCACTTGAAACGAGTACGAGTCTGAAATATGTACTAGATCATTCAAACATAAGACCCTCAAAACAACAGCAGATACTGATCTTAATATCATCGAAAAAAGAAGACGAACTTCAAAAGTTCGCCTTCTACACTAAAAGGTAATCTGAATCGGCACAAAGGCATACTTTAAAATCCCTCATATTTAATTCAAACCTCTTTAAAATAAGGTTTTTAGTTATTAACCGATTGAACCTTCCATCTCGAACTTGATTAATTTCACAAGTAATGGGTCAAAATTTTCAATAAAAATGCCAGCTATAACTTAGGTATAAAGTTATTTTTAAAACAAAAACAATGGATTGTAATCTCAATTTGGTGTGAATTTGGTACGATAATTAACGGCAAAATCGGCATTTTGGGAAGGGTTTAACACTTGAGCTCAGATATATAACTGTAAGTTCTTTTTCATTTAACTAAACTTACTTTCAAGTTTTTTGTATCTCTTATTAAACTAACGCTCTTGATTAGTGCAAGAAGGCTATCTATTTATTTCTAACCATTCATTTTCTAAAATGCTCATTTCCCATAAACTCCAATACTCATCACCTATTTTTCTTGCATCTCTAAATAATCCCTCTTTTACAAATCCCACCTTTTCATAACAAGCAATTGCAGAAGAATTGAAGTCAAATACTCCGAGACTAACTCTATGCAGCTGAAATTCATCGAATGCAACCTTAAGAATTTCTGTCATCATTTGTTGCCCTATACCTTTTCCTCTTACATTCTTATCACCAACTAAAACTTTTCCAACTCTTGCTGATTTGTTGTTTCTATCAACATTCCCTAACGAAATATGTCCTATTATTTTTCCAGATTCCTTTTCTATAACGCTATAAACCAATGTATTAGAATTGTCACTATTTGCATTGTTAAGGTAGTTTTCTAATTGTTGTTCATCTAATGGAAAACTAAAATTAGGACCTCCCCATTGCAGAAGAAACTCTGGTGTTTCAATCCAATCTATAAGTTGTTGGAAATCTGAACGCTCAAAAAATTTAAATTCAATCATATTAACGCTCTCCTCGTTTCTTTGTTTCATTAACCTGCTCCGTTAGTATAATAACAATTATTTCAAATAATAAAACCTTTTACAATAAAAAAAGCAAGGGTTTCCCCCTGCCTTGTCAAACTACATTTTTATACTGTTGGTGTTGGTCTGATATTTGAAATCGAATTAGGACTCGTTAAAGTAAAATCAATATTGATTCTTGCTCTAATCTTAATCTGTCCACGGTTGAAAGCACCCCCTGATTTAGTAATTTCAATCTTAAGTCCACCTTCAGAAAGGACTCCCCAAACAATTGATTGAAGGTTAGTAACAACCCCTTCACCTTCATCATGTCCACCACCAAGGGAATAGGTTCCAAAGGTCTAATATAGGGGGTTACATGCTTTCAGCCATACTCATGCCACTTTACTCCTTGAAGCAGGTGTCAGTGAAATTTATAGAGCAAAAAGATTAGGTCATAAAGACACAAAAGAATTAAGTAAAACTTATGGACATATTACTGGAAAAATTCAAATAGATGAACTTGCAAAGCTCTCTGCTTATACATTACAAACTTATCACTTAAAAAACAGCTTCAAATTACGTCAAAATAGTTTCAATCTTGCACGTACAAAAAAATAAGAAAAACCCTTGATATACAAGGGTTAATCATTAGTTATCCTATTGAACCTTCCATACTTAAAAGATTATTAGTATATGTTTTTGTATACACGTCTCGTATAGATAAAATATCTTTGTAATAAACTCTAACTAACTTTTCTCGTATCTAAGAACCTATTTTTTCTCCATTTCCCCTTAATATCCACTTATCCCCAATAAGTGTTTCTTTGAAATTTAGAATGATACGATGTTTCATTTCCTAATATAGATACTTTATAATTTGGTTTATTAAATAAAGAAACGTACTGGTCTAATAGTCTATCTAACAGGTTATTAAAATATATCTGATTTTAACATATATAACTAGCATACAAAGAGGACATTTGTTTGTATTTTGATTGTTAACGAGGAAATAGCATGACTGACTCAGAACATAAAGTGTACCATATAGTACTTTTTTGGTACCTTTATTATTGCCCTAACCAGTGATTTATGACATTAAGGTGATAGGTAGAAAATCAAGTCCCCCAATATGATACAGAATTAACAGAAACAGTATTATTTTCAATTAGTATAGGCACTTTGTCCTCCTGTCACATGAGAAGTATGAACAATTGCACCTGCATTAAAGCTTTGTATTTCACTAGGAGATCTAAACATGAACCAAAGTCTATAAGGACCGGAGTCATCAGCTCTATTACCTGGGTAGCCAACAGCATCAATAGATGAATTGGTTGTGTTTGTTCCAGTTAAGTTTAATGTGTGAGGGTTGGAACCATTTAACACAGCAAAATCATGAGTGACATCGCTTAGGTATATAACTGCTGGCTCCGGTGGGTTCGTATTTGCATAACTTTGAGTAATCCCAACCATCTATGACTCCAAAACCTCCATAAGGGGGGCTCTCCAGCATTTTCCCCTGACATAACGACAAAACCTTGGTGAAATAAATTATTGTAAGAATCATATATACAGTTTGTTGCTGTAAGTACATGAGTGGGCGACACAAAAACACCAGAGCAACTTGCACCTAAATTATCATGAGTAAGATTTGAATTCTGGCTATGCTGTTATAGGGTTGAACAGTAGTGTTATTGATTTGCACCCTATTATCGCTCATGGGGGTTAATAGGAGTAACTTCTTCAATCAAACTAATTGAATTTATAGATTGTATTTGAAATTTATTCAGAGGTCGTGGGGGATCGACAAAATCAGGAGCATTATTCTCTTCTAATATTTGTTTAGGTTTTCTAATTCTTCATCTATAAGCTCTGGTAAATCAAATTCTCCAATACATTCATTCCTTCTGCTAGTGTTTGTGTGGGAATAGAAATAAAACAAAGATAAGGGTGGTAATAAGAAATTAAAATTTTTACATGAACACACTCTCCCTTTCTCTATTTTAAATTTTATGATATCATAAAATCTACAAAAGGAAATAAAAGGATGTTAAATAATGAAATATGTTAGTATGTTAATAATTTTACTATTGATATCTTGTTATTCTGATAATATTAATGATGAATATGTTTCGGAAGTTGAATTTTCAGTGCGGGATAGTATTGTGCAAGAGTACATTTTAGAAATTAGACCACTGGAACAACCTCAGTATATTGGAACTCACTCAATTGAAAGGGAAAACCAAGAAAAGTATGAAGCTAATAGGTACTTATATCTTACAGATGGGCAAAAGGTGGAAGTAGTTATTGAAAATGACCTTTTGTACAAACTAAAGGTTTTTGAAATTGGTACTATTGAAACTGATATAGATAAGGATAATTTAAGTGAGGGAACAGCAAAAATGATATATGAAGAGGAATTTATGATTGATAAGGGGACCGAACAGTTTATTATTAATACAAAATAATTTTCAATTGCAATTCCTGTGAAAACTTTGGTCATAAGAGATTAATAGATCAGAATAGTTATCGCAAAATAACCAAAAGTATGAGAAAGAAAATATTAATCCGATGATAACTACTAAAATACTTATGTGAATTATATTAAATTAATATAATGAGAACCTATTAATAAAAGCATTTCATGGGTTCTTATTATTTAGTCTTAATTATCTTATCTAAATAAAATGTAATTAAATTTTTCATTTTATACAATGATGTCAGTTGAAATAATTCTTTATCTACTCGAAAAGTACTTTAAGCATCTATTTGCAAATGGTTTATTTACATAAGCAGAACGATAGGTGGCTCCTCTCAAATGTTGTAAGGGACTATTTTAAAGAGTATGCAAACGGGCTTCCAGTTGTGAGTCCTCACTCTCTAAGGCATACACACGCCGTACATCTCCTAGAGTCCGGGCAAATATAAAAAAACTTGTCTGAGCAACTCGGACACAAGAGTGTTAAAGTCACCGCAAACACGTATCTTCACGTTACTGAGAAGATAAAGAATGAAGCTCTCAATCTTTACTCAGATTTATATTAATTTCTGACGTTCTCCTGTTTTTGGTGGGAAAAAAGTGGGAAACATCACATGAAACAGTCAAACCCCTTGCAGATGTAGAGTTAACCAATACTACCTGCCATCTCGAACTTGATTAAGTTTGGTTAAAGTGGCATGAAATTTATTATAAAAAAGTTGATAAAGTCCTTGATATAATACCGTTTTTAAAAATGGTGTAAAATAGGTCATAATCTCAACTTAGCATGAACTTGGCACGATAATTAACGGCAAAATCAGTATTGGGGAAGGGGTTTAACTCTTGAACTCACAGGTATATAGAACTGTCAGTTCTTTTTCATTTAACTAAAGTTATTTTCAAGTTTTTTTATCTTTTATTAAATTAACGCTCTTCTTTAGTGTAAGTGTATTTATTCACAAAGTTATAAGATTGTATAAGAGCATTTACAAATTTGAAGTGTACCACTTAGGTTTAACAGTGTTGAAATAATCATGGTCTTCTAAAATTCTCTCTATTCTTTCTAACGCATCATCAAAGGAATTAGGGTCATAGTTTTTAGTCCAAACTATGGTAGAAAATATATTCATTGCAGAATATAGGGAGTATAATCTCCAAAAATAGTCTTCTGGTTGACCTAAGAAATAACCATTAATTTGTCCTATAACAAATGGTAAGCTAATTCTTCTGCTAAATAATGATAGATTATAGAAATCATGATACGGGTCCCCGTAATCGTAACCATTGAAATCAATAATCCCTTTATATTTATAATCTGAAAGTATTATATGTTCCAAATGAAAATCGTCATGTAGCAGAGTATTTGGTCTATCGGATAATAACTTCAAATTATCTTCAATAAAACCAATGATTTTATTCTCTTTATTAAGTTTAAAATCGCCTTTCTCATATTCACTTAGATAATATCTATATTTCTTGCTTTGTCTTTCATCCCATTTAGATACATAAGCTGGGGCTTTAATTTGATGAATGTTATATAGTTCTTTACCAGCCTCTAAGCCAATTTGATGTTGAATACTATTAGAACATTTTTTAAAGGCTTCAATCGCAGGAATTCCTTCAATATACTCTATTACCATTAAACAAATGTTATCGTTTATTATCTCACCAAATAAGATAGGTTTTTGTGATTGAATTTCTCTTTCTTCTAACTCTTGAAGCAACTTATATTCCGCTTCTCTTTTTTGGGAATATTTAATATCTGAAATGCGTAAAAGATATTTGTTTAACCCCTTTATAACTATGTATTTATTATCAGGTGAATAACCCTTTTCTACTTTCTCAACACTTGAATAACCATTGAAGAAAGATATTCGATCTATTACATTTTCAATGATGTTAAGCATTTCTACCTCCCTAAATACGGACTTAATTTAATTTCTGCTTCATTAGTTCAATAACAATTATTTCAAATAATAAGAACTACAATATATTTCTTTAGAAATCAATATAGGTTAAGTAGAATTTGTTCCATATAAAAAACCATTCCCCTGCTTTTTATACGTTTTTATGCTGCTGATGAAATCAGTGATACCAACATAGGTTTGGTTAAAACAAAAGCAGAATTTAATCTTGCTCTTACCTTAACTTGTCCACGGTTAAAAACATTCCCTTGTTGGTCTACATCAAAGTGTAAACCTTCAGAGAAGGTGCCACCATGGTTTGAGGATAAGTGAAGCATTAGTCTAAAGATGGAAAGGAAACTAATGGAGATAAAATAACCATAGAAAAACAAACAAATAATAACAAAGTCAAACTGACAACTATAAAAAAGTCCTCGTCATATCGTACAATCAAAATTGAAAATGATTTAGTACGAGAATTGAAGAAGTTCAAAATGAAGTAAAATGATTTTTTTAGGAAATCCAAGGTTCCGTAAAAATGAAGATAGCATTATCTTTCAAAATTTTAACGGGCATTATTTAACACCTTCTACTATACGAGAAACCATGCAAGATTACTGCAAAAAAGCGGGTGTTGATTATAAAGGCACCCACGGCTTTAGACATACTCATGCCGTTCTGCTACTTGAATCAGGTGCAAGCCTTAAATATGTATCAAATCGCTTAGGGCATAAAACCATCAAAACAACAGCTGATACTTATCTTGATGTAACTGAAAAAATAGAAGAAGACGAACTTCAAAAGTTCGCCTCCTACACTAAAAGGTAATTTCAACTCAACTTGGCACAAAGTTGGCACGACACCAAATTAGTACCCTGTAAAACCCCTAAACCCTTTGATATATAAAGGTTACCCAATACTACCTTCCATCTCGAACTTGATCAGACGGTTCATTTCCACTGCGTATTCCATCGGTAGTTCTTTTGTAAATGGCTCGATGAAGCCCATGACGATCATTTCGGTAGCTTCTTGTTCAGAAATACCACGGCTCATCAAGTAGAACAGTTGCTCTTCTGATACTTTGGAGACTGTAGCCTCATGCTCAAGCGTGATGTCATTATTGAGAATCTCGTTATATGGAATTGTATCCGATGTGGATTGATTATCCATAATTAACGTGTCACACTCAATATTTGCTTTTGAGCGTTCTGATTTGCGTCCAAAGTGACAGATTCCTCTGTACGATACTTTACCACCTTGCTTTGAGATGGATTTAGACACAATCGTTGATGAACAGTCTGGTGCTAGGTGATGCATTTTAGCACCCGCGTCTTGGTGTTGGCCTTTTCCAGCGATGGCAATAGACAGTACATTTCCACGAGCACCGCGGCCTTTCATGACAACAGCTGGATATTTCATCGTCAGCTTAGATCCGATATTGCCATCTACCCATTCCATAACCGCATTTTCTTCTGCTACTGCACGCTTCGTTACGAGATTGAACACGTTAGGCGCCCAGTTTTGAATGGTTGTATAACGACAGTATGCATCCTTTTTAACGATGATCTCAACGACCGCACTGTGCAAGGAGTTTGTTGTGTAAACAGGTGCTGTACAGCCTTCAACGTAGTGCACAGAGCTGTCCTCATCTGCAATGATAAGTGTACGCTCAAATTGTCCCATGTTTTCAGAATTGATACGGAAGTATGCTTGTAAAGGTGTATCTGTTTTAACACCCTTCG
The genomic region above belongs to Bacillus sp. A301a_S52 and contains:
- a CDS encoding GNAT family N-acetyltransferase → MIEFKFFERSDFQQLIDWIETPEFLLQWGGPNFSFPLDEQQLENYLNNANSDNSNTLVYSVIEKESGKIIGHISLGNVDRNNKSARVGKVLVGDKNVRGKGIGQQMMTEILKVAFDEFQLHRVSLGVFDFNSSAIACYEKVGFVKEGLFRDARKIGDEYWSLWEMSILENEWLEINR
- a CDS encoding aminoglycoside phosphotransferase family protein; this translates as MLNIIENVIDRISFFNGYSSVEKVEKGYSPDNKYIVIKGLNKYLLRISDIKYSQKREAEYKLLQELEEREIQSQKPILFGEIINDNICLMVIEYIEGIPAIEAFKKCSNSIQHQIGLEAGKELYNIHQIKAPAYVSKWDERQSKKYRYYLSEYEKGDFKLNKENKIIGFIEDNLKLLSDRPNTLLHDDFHLEHIILSDYKYKGIIDFNGYDYGDPYHDFYNLSLFSRRISLPFVIGQINGYFLGQPEDYFWRLYSLYSAMNIFSTIVWTKNYDPNSFDDALERIERILEDHDYFNTVKPKWYTSNL
- a CDS encoding tyrosine-type recombinase/integrase — encoded protein: MIFLGNPRFRKNEDSIIFQNFNGHYLTPSTIRETMQDYCKKAGVDYKGTHGFRHTHAVLLLESGASLKYVSNRLGHKTIKTTADTYLDVTEKIEEDELQKFASYTKR
- the sufB gene encoding Fe-S cluster assembly protein SufB is translated as MAKEMPEISEYQYGFSDKDVSIFRSKKGLTREIVEEISRMKDEPQWMLDFRLKSLEQFYKMPMPQWGGNLAELNFDDITYYVKPSEKSERSWDEVPEEIKNTFDKLGIPEAEQKYLAGVSAQYESEVVYHNMQEDLEELGVIFKDTDTALKEDEEIFRKHFGTVIPPTDNKFAALNSAVWSGGSFIYVPKGVKTDTPLQAYFRINSENMGQFERTLIIADEDSSVHYVEGCTAPVYTTNSLHSAVVEIIVKKDAYCRYTTIQNWAPNVFNLVTKRAVAEENAVMEWVDGNIGSKLTMKYPAVVMKGRGARGNVLSIAIAGKGQHQDAGAKMHHLAPDCSSTIVSKSISKQGGKVSYRGICHFGRKSERSKANIECDTLIMDNQSTSDTIPYNEILNNDITLEHEATVSKVSEEQLFYLMSRGISEQEATEMIVMGFIEPFTKELPMEYAVEMNRLIKFEMEGSIG